Sequence from the Egibacter rhizosphaerae genome:
CCGCAAGGAGGCATTCTCTCCCCGTTGCTGGCCAATATCGCCCTGTCGGTGCTCGACGACCACGTCGTTGAGCAGTGGCAGAACGCGGGAGACGCCACACAACGCTATCGGCACCGCCTGCGGGGCGGGGCGACCTGGCGGCTGATCCGCTACTCGGACGACTTCGTCGTCCTGGTCTCCGGCTCCCGCGAGCACGCCGACGCGCTGCGCGGCGACATCGCCAGTCTCCTCGCGCCGATGGGCCTGCGCCTGTCAGAGGCCAAGACCGGCGTGACCCACATCGACAAGGGGTTCGACTTCCTCGGGTTCCGGATCAAACGGGACCGCCAACAGGGGTCGGACCGCCACTTCATCTACACCTACCCCGCCAAGAAGGCGCTCGCGTCGATCAAGCGGAAGGTGAAGTCGGCCACGACACAGGGATATAACCGATCCCTCGCCAGCCTGCTGCAGCACCTCAGCTCGGTGCTGCGGGGCTGGACCCAGTACTTCCGACACTCCTCGGCGTCGGCGACCTATGGCTACCTCCGCCACTACACCTGGTGGCGAGTAGTTCACTGGCTCCGCCACAAACACCCGAAGGCCAACTGGAAGACGCTCCGCCGTCGCTACCTGCGCCCCGCAGGCAGAACATGGGCAGCGGACGAAGGCGTGGAACTGTTCGACCCCACGACCGTCGCCATCACCAGGCACCGGTACCGAGGCGCACAGATCCCCACCCCCTGGACCGAGGAACCCCGCACAGCAGCCAGCTTCCCGGCATGACCTTGTGGAGAGCCGGATGCGGTGAGAGCCGCACGTCCGGTTCGGCGGGCGGGGCGGGGAAACGGACCCGGCGCAAGCCAGGCACCGCGCCCCGCTCCGACCCAACTGGGGCGTGCACGCCTGGGCGATCTACATCGTGGTGGGGCTGGCCCTCTGCTACTTCGCCTATCGGCGTGGGCTGCCCCTCGCGATGCGCTCGGCCTTTCACCCGCTGTTGGGTGACCGCATCTTCGGGTGGCCGGGCGACGTCATCGACGTGCTCGCCATCGTCGGGACACTGTTCGGCGTGGCAACGTCGCTGGGGATCGGTGCCACGCAGATCAACGCCGGCCTCGAGCACGTGTTCGGCATCCCGTCCGGCATCGGACCCCAGGTGGCGATCATCGCGGTCATCACGGTCATCGCGACCGGTTCTGTCGTTCTCGGATTGCACCGTGGCATTCGGCGCCTGAGCCTGGCCAACGTCGGGATCGGCGGCGTGCTCATGGTGTTCGTGTTGCTCGCCGGCCCGACCGTCTTCCTGCTGAACGCGCTGTTCGACAACCTCGGCGCCTACGTGTCGTCGCTGCCGCGCCTCTCACTCGGTGCGCAGGAACTCGTCGGCGATGACTGGGAGGCGGACTGGACGCTGTTCTACTGGGGCTGGTGGATCTCCTGGTCGCCGTTCGTGGGGATGTTCATCGCGCGCATCTCCCGCGGCCGCACAATCCGCGAGTTCATCGCCGGCGTGCTGCTCGTACCCACCGTGGTGACCGCGCTCGTGCTCACCGTGTTCGGCGAGACCGCGCTGTTCGCCGAGTTGACCGGCGAGCCCGGCGTGGTGGACGCGGCCGAGGAGAACCTGGACGTGGCGCTGTTCGAGACGCTCGAGCTGTTGCCGTTCGGCGTGCTCACGTCGCTCGTGGCCGTGGCGGCGATCGCGCTGTTCTTCATCACCTCGTCGGACTCGGGCTCCCTGGTCGACGACATCCACGCGTCGGGCGGCAGCATCTACCCGCACACCGGCACGCGAGTGTTCTGGGCGGCCCTCGAGGGACTGGTCGCCGCGATTCTCCTCTCGCTCGGTGGGGAGACCGGGCTCGAGGCCCTGCAGCAGGCCTCGATCGCGACCGGCGTGCCCTTGGCGATCCTCCTGCTCGCCGCCTGCTGGGCGTTGGTGCGCGCGTTCCGCCACGAGGAGGACCACCCCGAGCTGGTCGTGGAGTCCAGCGAGCGGGCCGAGCGCGCCGCCGAGCGGGAGGAGACCGCGTAGGCCGACACCCTGGCAGGCCGCCGATCGTGTCGTGGTTTGACTTTCGAGCCCTCTGGAAGGTGCACGGTGTCGCCACCGAACGAGCGCAGACGATCACGAGGGGGCGATTGTGACCGGTCGGCGGTCCGCACGGATCGGTGTGGGCCACGCGCGGCTGCTTCTCGCCCGGGCACGCGGCCAGCGATGAGTTCGTGGAGGCAGCCGGGTCTCTACCTACCAGAGACCGCCGGCGACGAAGGACGACACCATGACAGCTTCGGCAGCTCCCGTGACTACGCCGACTCCGGCCACCTTCGTGCTCGTGCCCGGTGCCGGCGGGCTGGCTTCGTACTGGCACCGGCTGGTCCCGGAGCTCGAGGCCCGTGGCCACACGGCCCTTGCGGTGGACCTACCGGCCGACGAGGACAGCGCGGGTCTGCACGAGTACGCCGACGCCGTGGCCTCCGCGGCCCGCGGTTCCGACCCGCTCGTGGTGGTGGCCCAGTCGATGGGCGGCCTCTCCGCGCCGCTGGTCTGCGAACGCCTTAAGGTCTCCCTGCTCGTGATGGTCAACGCGATGATCCCGCTGCCCGGCGAGACCGGCGGCTCGTGGTGGGCGGCGACCGGCCAGGCCAAGGCGCGCGCCGAGCACGCAGCCCGCGAGAATCGCCCCGTCACGGACGAGGTCGATGTGCTCGAGGAGTTCTTCCACGACCTTCCCGCGGCCGTCGTGGCCGAGGTCCTCCGACAGGAGGCTCGGGTCCAGTCCGAGACGCCCTTCGCGCAGCCGTTCCCACTGGACCGGTGGCCCGACGTGCCGACCCGGGTGCTCGCCGGCCGGGACGATCGCTTCTTCCCCGCCGACTTCCAGCGCCACGTCGCCGAGGAACGTCTCGGCATCACCTCCGACGAGATGCCGGGCGGCCACCTCGTCGCCTTGGGTCAACCGAAGCAACTCGCCGACCGCCTCCAGGCCTACTGGAACGACCTCGCCCGCGGGGCCTCGTGACCGGAGCCCGCCACCCGAGCCACCGGGAGCCGTGACACTCAGCGGCACCGGACCCCCTGT
This genomic interval carries:
- the ltrA gene encoding group II intron reverse transcriptase/maturase → MNTGAPWPDAAQARVRVLEIQTKLHRWARGDADRRFDDLFNLVADPAFLVVAWTRVRNNRGSRSAGVDGRTAREIEQGGVEAFLDGLRAQLRARAFTPQSVRERTIPKPATTKKRRLGIPTVADRVVQASLKLVLEPIFEADFQPCSYGFRPRRRAQDAIEEVRFYAARSYEWVLEADIQACFDEIDHTALMDRVRRRVGDKRVLALVKAFLKAGILSEDQVSRDTHTGTPQGGILSPLLANIALSVLDDHVVEQWQNAGDATQRYRHRLRGGATWRLIRYSDDFVVLVSGSREHADALRGDIASLLAPMGLRLSEAKTGVTHIDKGFDFLGFRIKRDRQQGSDRHFIYTYPAKKALASIKRKVKSATTQGYNRSLASLLQHLSSVLRGWTQYFRHSSASATYGYLRHYTWWRVVHWLRHKHPKANWKTLRRRYLRPAGRTWAADEGVELFDPTTVAITRHRYRGAQIPTPWTEEPRTAASFPA
- a CDS encoding BCCT family transporter — encoded protein: MHAWAIYIVVGLALCYFAYRRGLPLAMRSAFHPLLGDRIFGWPGDVIDVLAIVGTLFGVATSLGIGATQINAGLEHVFGIPSGIGPQVAIIAVITVIATGSVVLGLHRGIRRLSLANVGIGGVLMVFVLLAGPTVFLLNALFDNLGAYVSSLPRLSLGAQELVGDDWEADWTLFYWGWWISWSPFVGMFIARISRGRTIREFIAGVLLVPTVVTALVLTVFGETALFAELTGEPGVVDAAEENLDVALFETLELLPFGVLTSLVAVAAIALFFITSSDSGSLVDDIHASGGSIYPHTGTRVFWAALEGLVAAILLSLGGETGLEALQQASIATGVPLAILLLAACWALVRAFRHEEDHPELVVESSERAERAAEREETA
- a CDS encoding alpha/beta fold hydrolase, coding for MTASAAPVTTPTPATFVLVPGAGGLASYWHRLVPELEARGHTALAVDLPADEDSAGLHEYADAVASAARGSDPLVVVAQSMGGLSAPLVCERLKVSLLVMVNAMIPLPGETGGSWWAATGQAKARAEHAARENRPVTDEVDVLEEFFHDLPAAVVAEVLRQEARVQSETPFAQPFPLDRWPDVPTRVLAGRDDRFFPADFQRHVAEERLGITSDEMPGGHLVALGQPKQLADRLQAYWNDLARGAS